The Penicillium oxalicum strain HP7-1 chromosome IV, whole genome shotgun sequence genome contains a region encoding:
- a CDS encoding Nitrogen permease regulator 3 — MSSIARPPDPCLVAIILIVRSRTGPRLVFNYPPNPLNENRLRTTTKGGRRVSRTRSRQGSRNTDSSSSSDTGLSSDEDEDEREPHHLAGSVNVGTNLASNLSVNLSAGLGRRASNFGIDPLALAPDGASPGVAESQRAGSIGSARPSSLRRRAGASSDHEDDAGSDWHEDESSGGSTRAPWESLLGLPGSVWEKLLSPSRSWHKKRFEVGINDLALIGWPVFVREDGTWRKQRRKKKKKKSAPEWDGGELGHNENSEDGQGEDDLTATPDMGGSVATITELSLTASPTDYKRTSTASSRLGKHAEDGIDTEDNDQMTMFNVVFVMDPPLLEYSTRIKDIYENVIKKFAKALKWEQARNDYVWRESQHILQVRRRARENRMVAAFPIWMGILANCFHVGTSVHNLYSELINQSTLARAIYTVYSSISASKIASVSFSPDVSISLQIPPLTSTPYLAGPTDRAYPGLWLTTADSATPIDDPHSEDKNSNNNQNNAHQVLAKHFALLLLDSEAAVIKDVEASGGALAPALAHYIRFSKPTKSFAQISASSGIPLSTIQMLASHLVYWRRARAIPPIHQRDTYIVSPNCDLSKLEIATIAYQATFPTLPSLPKMLSALSGTPRPYGSFIPSKDHKETYFSILAWLLRGGWVTQLRSFARVKVSPEIKLGVETALRKEEVDRYLAKSNGKSTSDDERSPSPSDADAHSSSSSSLASHGSGEETPMPGGRLDPHARLQLSHKLLDRSTAIRLSSLIPAPQRASPLESRWLDEILARFPTQPNTLRGMAVSGQELAPHEQHDVLRQHWPILVKYFNGFDALEKIPVRENLKRKLVAQALMRLGFLTGPVSYVEPDSREQVLVGVRHW, encoded by the coding sequence ATGTCGTCGATTGCACGTCCTCCCGACCCATGCTTAGTCGCGATAATTCTCATTGTACGATCACGGACCGGTCCGCGCCTGGTGTTCAACTATCCGCCGAATCCACTCAACGAAAACCGCCTGCGGACGACGACCAAGGGTGGTCGCCGGGTGTCTCGCACCCGTAGCCGACAAGGATCCAGGAATACCGACTCGAGCTCAAGCTCAGACACGGGACTGAGttcagatgaagatgaggacgagaGAGAGCCCCATCATCTGGCTGGCAGCGTCAACGTGGGCACAAATTTGGCTTCGAACCTAAGCGTGAACCTGTCGGCCGGACTCGGACGGCGCGCGAGCAACTTCGGCATCGATCCCCTCGCACTGGCACCAGATGGCGCATCGCCCGGGGTTGCAGAATCTCAGAGAGCTGGATCTATCGGATCTGCCAGACCTTCTTCGTTGCGGAGAAGAGCGGGTGCAAGTTCAGATCACGAGGACGATGCAGGATCCGACTGGCACGAAGACGAGTCGTCCGGAGGGTCGACACGGGCCCCCTGGGAGTCGCTGCTTGGCCTTCCGGGGAGCGTTTGGGAGAAGCTTTTGAGTCCATCTCGCTCGTGGCATAAGAAACGGTTTGAGGTTGGGATAAACGATCTTGCGCTGATCGGCTGGCCGGTGTTCGTGCGTGAGGATGGAACTTGGCGCAAGCAAcgccggaagaagaagaagaaaaagtccgCACCAGAGTGGGACGGTGGTGAATTGGGACACAATGAAAAttctgaagatggccagGGCGAGGATGATCTGACAGCTACTCCTGACATGGGCGGCAGTGTTGCTACCATCACGGAGCTGTCATTAACGGCCTCACCTACCGATTACAAGCGAACCTCGACCGCAAGCAGCAGGCTAGGCAAGCACGCAGAAGATGGCATTGACACCGAGGACAACGATCAGATGACCATGTTCAAcgtcgtcttcgtcatggATCCTCCCTTACTGGAATACTCGACCCGAATAAAGGACATTTACGAGAACGTCATCAAAAAATTTGCCAAAGCTTTGAAATGGGAGCAAGCTCGAAACGATTACGTCTGGAGGGAATCCCAACATATACTGCAAGTTCGGAGGAGAGCTCGTGAGAACCGTATGGTCGCCGCTTTTCCTATCTGGATGGGGATTCTGGCTAACTGCTTCCACGTAGGAACATCCGTCCACAACCTCTACTCCGAATTGATCAATCAGTCAACGCTAGCAAGAGCCATCTACACCGTCTACAGCAGTATATCCGCGTCAAAAATCGCGTCTGTCTCGTTCAGTCCCGATGTCTCCATCTCCCTTCAGATACCCCCATTGACGTCCACGCCTTATCTAGCTGGCCCAACCGACAGAGCCTATCCCGGTCTGTGGCTGACTACGGCGGACAGCGCAACTCCCATCGATGATCCGCACAGTGAGGACAAAAACAGCAACAATAACCAGAACAATGCGCATCAAGTCCTTGCAAAACATTTTGCCCTGCTTCTCCTGGATAGCGAAGCTGCAGTCATCAAAGACGTCGAGGCTTCTGGAGGCGCGCTGGCGCCAGCCCTCGCTCACTACATTCGATTCTCAAAACCCACAAAGTCCTTTGCACAAATCTCAGCCTCGTCGGGCATCCCGCTATCCACCATACAAATGTTGGCGAGTCATCTGGTGTACTGGCGTCGTGCACGGGCTATTCCTCCAATCCATCAACGAGACACCTACATCGTATCACCCAATTGCGATCTCAGTAAGCTTGAAATAGCCACCATTGCTTATCAGGCCACATTTCCGACGCTACCCAGTCTGCCTAAGATGCTTTCTGCCTTGAGCGGTACCCCCCGGCCTTACGGCAGCTTCATCCCCAGCAAAGACCACAAGGAAACATACTTTTCTATCCTGGCGTGGCTGCTCCGCGGCGGCTGGGTCACACAGCTGCGAAGCTTTGCCCGTGTCAAAGTATCACCCGAAATCAAACTGGGGGTAGAAACCGCCCTTCGTAAGGAGGAGGTCGATCGATACCTTGCAAAAAGCAATGGCAAATCGACCAGCGACGACGAACGCTCACCGTCTCCCAGTGACGCGGATGCccattcctcttcgtcttcctcccTGGCGAGTCACGGTAGTGGCGAGGAAACACCCATGCCCGGCGGCCGACTCGATCCTCATGCTCGCCTCCAGCTCTCTCATAAATTGCTGGATCGGTCCACCGCGATTCGGCTTTCCTCTCTCATTCCTGCCCCTCAACGCGCGTCTCCGCTCGAGTCTCGATGGCTGGATGAAATCTTGGCCCGGTTCCCCACGCAACCAAACACACTGAGAGGGATGGCTGTGTCGGGCCAGGAACTTGCGCCGCATGAACAGCATGACGTTTTGAGACAACACTGGCCGATCCTGGTGAAGTATTTCAATGGCTTTGATGCGCTGGAAAAGATCCCTGTACGTGAGAACTTGAAGCGCAAGCTGGTTGCTCAGGCTCTGATGCGCCTCGGGTTTCTCACCGGCCCCGTGAGCTATGTTGAACCTGACTCCCGGGAACAAGTGCTCGTCGGAGTTCGCCATTGGTAG
- a CDS encoding Cytochrome c oxidase assembly protein COX19, whose translation MSFGAPGGGSVNYKPTPPERGSFPLDHDGECKHIISGYLKCIKLNRGTNDEACRKLAKQYLACRMDKNLMAPDNFQNLGLIFKDDPAEGNDASKNRTQPQPQEAGKTEK comes from the exons ATGAGCTTTGGAGCCCCCGGAGGTGGTTCGGTCAATTACAAGCCCACACC ACCAGAACGTGGAAGTTTCCCCCTTGATCACGATG GGGAATGCAAGCACATTATCTCGGGTTATCTGAAATGCATCAAGTTGAATCGTGGTACCAATGACGAGGCCTGTCGCAAGCTGGCGAAACAATACCTCGCCTGTCGAATGGATAA AAATTTGATGGCTCCGGATAATTTCCAGAATCTGGGGCTCATCTTCAAGGATGATCCAGCAGAAGGCAACGATGCGTCCAAAAACAGGACACAGCCACAACCACAAGAGGCGGGCAAGACAGAAAAATAA
- a CDS encoding putative glutathione-dependent formaldehyde-activating enzyme has product MPMLVPAPTTQKLDGSCQCGGVEFTLQSNTPVPYQLCACSICRKIGGYVGCVNLGGIANSLQVLKGQDLIKKYNAIKDRGTPNEEQCSSERNFCSNCSSMLWLWDHHWPELIHPFASAIDTELPEPAEMACIMESSKPKWMRWPEGKKSTHSLYSKESLEEWHKKHGYYNE; this is encoded by the exons ATGCCAATGTTAGTACCAGCACCTACTACGCA GAAACTTGATGGAAGCTGCCAATGTGGTGGCGTTGAGTTCACCCTCCAGTCCAATACACCTGTTCCGTATCAACTCTGCGCTTGCAGCATCTGTCGCAAAATTGGCGGATATGTCGGCTGCGTGAATCTGGGCGGCATAGCCAACAGCCTTCAAGTGCTAAAGGGGCAAGATCTGATCAA AAAATATAACGCAATCAAGGACCGCGGAACCCCTAATGAGGAGCAATGCAGTTCGGAACGCAATTTTTGTTCCAACTGCAGCTCCATGTTGTGGCTTTGGGATCACCACTGGCCCGAGCTGATTCATCCTTTTGCCTCGGCCATCGATACAGAGCTACCCGAGCCAGCTGAAATGGCATGTATCATGGAGAGCTCAAAGCCCAAATGGATGCGATGGCCtgaaggaaagaagagcaCGCACTCGCTGTATTCCAAGGAGAGCCTGGAGGAATGGCACAAAAAGCATGGATACTATAACGAATAA
- a CDS encoding Vacuolar iron transporter 1 gives MVLSSFEPRSEAPIPTHAASERHSGLGDIIRDITIGFADGLTVPFALTAGLSSLGSSKIVIVGGLAELFSGAISMGLGAYLAAVTERDHYSSEEAREREEVLTKPGAEQEECLEILDGYGISREASQSVVECLTRDPEQWIRFMMDFELKLEKPNVSRAWISAATMGMSYFIGGLLPMIPYFVMKNTTHGLFVSIGITVVVCLLFGFFKNFAILKSKRAGFYGAAQTLLVGAIAAGTSYGIVYGVDHSNIGN, from the exons ATGGTCCTGTCTAGCTTTGAGCCAAGGAGCGAAGCTCCGATTCCAACGCACGCGGCGTCTGAGCGACATTCTGGTCTGGGAGATATCATCCGAGACATCACTATCGGCTTTGCCGATGGACTGACTGTGCCATTTGCCCTCACCGCCGGACTGTCGAGTCTCGGCTCATCGAAGATTGTCATCGTCGGCGGACTCGCTGAACTATTCAGCGGCGCGATCTCAATGGGATTGGGAGCCTACCTGGCAGCCGTCACGGAGCGGGATCACTACTCGAGCGAAGAGGCTCGTGAGCGAGAAGAAGTGTTGACCAAGCCAGGAGCGGAGCAAGAAGAGTGTTTGGAGATCCTAGACGGGTATGGAATCTCAAGAGAAGCCAGTCAGTCGGTGGTGGAGTGTTTGACACGAGATCCGGAACAATGGATTCGG TTCATGATGGATTTTGAATTGAAACTTGAAAAGCCCAACGTGTCGCGCGCGTGGATCTCGGCGGCTACGATGGGCATGTCATATTTCATCG GCGGCCTACTTCCCATGATTCCGTACTTTGTCATGAAAAACACCACTCACGGGCTTTTCGTCTCTATAGGCATCACTGTCGTGGTCTGCCTCCTGTTTGGATTCTTCAAAAACTTTGCTATTCTCAAAAGTAAACGTGCTGGTTTCTATGGCGCCGCGCAAACACTTCTTGTTGGTGCCATTGCAGCGGGTACCAGTTATGGAATCGTTTACGGGGTGGATCATAGTAATATTGGCAATTGA
- a CDS encoding putative oxidoreductase, whose product MPTRFKLNTGAEIPAIGFGTWQDEQAQEDAVTEALKAGYRHIDTARVYLTEKAVGKAIKKSGIPRHELFVTTKLWNHQHHPDDVPAALQQSLDDLAMDYVDLYLVHWPVAWKRGEDLFPKKDNNFVLEEIDFVDTYKAMEKLLDTGKVKAIGVSNFSHAEMERLLENTSVVPAVHQMECHPWLQQRSFAAWHRQRGIHITHYSPLGNQNQLYQAKGAVGKLIEEPTLAEIGKQYDKSAPQVTLAWGVTQGHSVLPKSKTPSRIQSNLKGDFRLSPRDMEKIQHLDRKLRFNDSSGDFGRDFFTDLDGKQL is encoded by the exons ATGCCGACTAGATTCAAACTCAATACCGGCGCCGAAATCCCGGCCATTGGGTTTGGCACATGGCAAGACGAACAAGCCCAGGAAGACGCCGTGACTGAGGCTCTGAAAGCTGGGTATCGACATATAGACACGGCCAGAGT ATATCTCACCGAGAAAGCCGTTGGCAAAGCCATCAAGAAAAGTGGCATCCCACGTCATGAGCTCTTCGTCACGACCAAGTTGTGGAATCACCAGCATCACCCGGACGATGTTCCAGCAGCACTCCAGCAATCGCTCGATGATCTAGCGATGGACTATGTTGACTTATACCTGGTTCATTGGCCCGTTGCTTGGAAGCGCGGCGAGGATCTCTTTCCCAAAAAAGACAACAATTTCGtcttggaggagattgacTTTGTCGAC ACATACAAGGCCATGGAAAAGCTCTTGGACACGGGCAAGGTCAAAGCAATCGGCGTCTCCAACTTTTCTCACGCGGAAATGGAGCGGTTGCTGGAGAACACCTCCGTGGTTCCGGCGGTCCATCAGATGGAGTGTCATCCCTGGCTCCAGCAGCGTTCGTTCGCTGCGTGGCATCGACAGAGGGGCATCCATATCACGCACTACTCGCCACTTGGTAATCAGAATCAACTCTATCAAGCCAAGGGCGCTGTGGGCAAATTGATTGAAGAACCGACCCTCGCTGAAATTGGCAAGCAGTATGATAAAAGCGCACCTCAAGTGACTCTAG CTTGGGGTGTGACGCAGGGGCATTCGGTGCTTCCAAAGTCCAAGACCCCGTCTCGCATTCAAAGCAATCTCAAAGGCGATTTTCGACTGAGCCCGCGTGACATGGAAAAGATTCAACACCTTGATAGAAAGCTTCGCTTCAACGATAGCAGTGGGGACTTTGGACGAGACTTTTTCACTGATCTCGACGGCAAACAGCTATGA